The following proteins are encoded in a genomic region of Dermatophagoides farinae isolate YC_2012a chromosome 8, ASM2471394v1, whole genome shotgun sequence:
- the LOC124496144 gene encoding uncharacterized protein LOC124496144, protein MGLFHSPKCRLLSMLCLTFFFFLVEIIVGYLTNSTALIADSFHMLSDVVALVIAYVSVRMSPKKWSKNTFGWARAEVLGALINAVFLVALCFSILIESLKRIVDPEKLHNPILILVVGIIGLCVNLIGLLLFHEHGHSHGGHTHVPQQEDIVTVNASQIQNGDIGGQQTKTKKIQNHSARNMNMRGVFLHVLADALGSIIVIISALIVQYTEWEYNIYVDPALSMIMVIIIGHSTFPLLIDSALILLQTVPTHIQIDSLQRKLLQEIDGVLAVHEFHVWQLAGDRIIASAHIRCRNLHDYMQIAERVKEFFHNEGIHSTTIQPEFVEPDDTMESSLDHNGPGSDEGVGWSSGLLNAGNPDVQLKYRWINDANCALDCPPGQLGRGSCVQSTCCGPQQQKRSTPGSGLDELEIQKAGSSIGSQLSRRNIRKSANNQTPISVAASKQNNISPSSSSSSSSSSTSNNQQPQKNDKPMNDPLQMINVNAKSTTLATNESKAVPPPENDHLNSKLISTVSYSNLSQQSTTTSSSSTSNHIGSTVDSKENLNVATNGI, encoded by the exons atgggTCTATTTCATAGTCCTAAATGCCGACTTTTGTCAATGTTGTGTTTgacgtttttcttttttttggttgaaataATTGTTGGTTATTTAACCAATTCAACTGCATTAATTGCCGACAGTTTTCATATGCTTTCCGATGTTGTTGCTCTAGTCATTGCCTATGTATCTGTGAGG atGTCACCAAAAAAGTGGTCAAAAAATACATTTGGTTGGGCTCGTGCCGAAGTATTGGGTGCATTGATCAATGCCGTATTTTTAGTTGCACTATGTTTTTccatattgattgaatcattaaaACGTATTGTTGATCCAGAAAAATTACACAATCCAATTTTGATATTGGTGGTTGGCATTATTGGATTATGTGTTAATCTGATTGGcttattattgtttcatg AACATGGACACAGTCATGGTGGTCATACACATGTGCCACAACAAGAAGATATAGTCACTGTCAATGCATCACAGATACAAAATGGTGACATTGGTGGTCAgcaaaccaaaacaaaaaaaattcaaaatcattcagCTCGTAATATGAATATGCGTGGTGTTTTTCTACACGTTTTGGCCGATGCACTTGGATCAATCATTGTGATAATCAGTGCCTTGATTGTTCAATACACTGAATGGGAATATAATATTTACGTGGATCCAGCATTATCTATGATAatggtcattatcattggtcATAGTACATTTCCACTTT TGATTGATTCGGCATTGATTTTGTTACAAACCGTACCCACAcatattcaaattgattcattacaACGAAAACTATTGCAAGAAATTGATGGAGTATTGGCCGTTCATGAATTTCATGTTTGGCAATTGGCTGGCGATCGTATTATTGCATCGGCACATATACGTTGCCGTAATCTACATGACTATATGCAAATTGCTGAACGtgtgaaagaatttttccacAATGAAGGAATTCATTCAACTACGATTCAACCGGAATTTGTTGAACCAGATGATACGATGGAAAGTTCTTTAGATCATAATGGCCCAGGTTCTGATGAAGGTGTTGGTTGGTCATCTGGATTACTAAATGCTGGCAATCCAGATGTACAGCTTAAATATCGTTGGATCAATGATGCCAACTGTGCGCTGGATTGTCCGCCCGGTCAATTAGGTCGTGGAAGTTGTGTACAAAGTACATGTTGTGGTccgcaacaacaaaaacgatccACACCTGGATCTGGATTGGATGAATTAGAAATTCAAAAAGCTGGTTCAAGTATTGGATCACAATTATCTCGTCGTAATATTCGAAAGTCTGCCAATAATCAAACACCAATATCTGTGGCAGCatccaaacaaaataatatatccccttcatcatcatcatcatcatcatcgtcatcaacatcaaacaatcaacaaccacAGAAGAATGACAAACCAATGAATGATCCATTACAAATGATCAATGTTAATGCCAAATCTACAACATTGGCAACAAACGAATCAAAAGCCGTTCCACCACcagaaaatgatcatttaaattctaaattaatttcaactGTTTCATATTCAAATCTTAGTCAACAAAGTACtacgacatcatcatcatcgacatccaATCATATTGGTTCAACTGTTGAttcgaaagaaaatttaaatgtagCTACAAATGGCAtttaa